One genomic segment of Devosia sp. includes these proteins:
- a CDS encoding ABC transporter permease, translating to MTTSAPEAAPVRATRPFSRFEWLIAGRYLRARRKEAFISVIASLTMVGVAIGVATLIVVMSVMNGFRGELLDKILGLNGHFTAYPIERQFTDYEETVAALEQVPGVSFAVYFVEGQVLASGRGGQSTGVTVRGMDEENLKKLPLLYNGVEQGGFDQWDGSRGLAIGYRLAQTLGVGIGDEVQIINPNGSMTPFGSTPQIRSYPVNAIFDLGMVEFDSYFMYMPLELAQDYFKLVDEVLKPGMGPLDPLATDEEIDAAYERIGKASAAEIFIDDPDAVAEMRRRLEAAPEARPLVLTDWQQRNETFFSALQVERVVMFTILSMIILVAAFNIISSLVMLVKDKSADIAVLRTMGATRGSIMRIFSITGTAIGFIGTTVGFVLGLIVASNAEAIRAFISNLLGVALFPPEVFFLSSLPSRVDPVEVTVVVGMALLLSFLATIYPAWRAAQYDPVEALRYE from the coding sequence TTGACCACCAGCGCTCCAGAAGCCGCCCCGGTCCGCGCCACGCGGCCGTTTTCGCGATTCGAATGGCTGATTGCCGGTCGCTACCTGCGGGCCCGCCGCAAGGAGGCCTTCATTTCGGTCATCGCCAGCCTCACCATGGTCGGCGTGGCCATCGGCGTGGCCACGCTGATCGTCGTCATGTCGGTCATGAACGGGTTTCGCGGCGAGCTCCTGGACAAGATTCTCGGGCTCAACGGACATTTCACCGCCTATCCCATCGAACGGCAATTCACCGACTACGAAGAAACCGTCGCTGCCCTCGAGCAGGTGCCCGGTGTCAGTTTCGCGGTCTATTTCGTCGAGGGGCAGGTGCTGGCCTCCGGGCGCGGCGGACAGTCGACCGGCGTCACGGTGCGCGGCATGGATGAGGAAAACCTCAAGAAGCTGCCGCTTCTCTATAACGGGGTAGAGCAGGGCGGTTTCGACCAGTGGGACGGCAGCCGGGGCCTGGCCATCGGCTACCGGCTCGCCCAGACCCTGGGCGTCGGCATTGGCGATGAAGTGCAGATCATCAACCCCAATGGCTCGATGACCCCGTTCGGGTCAACGCCCCAGATCCGGTCCTACCCGGTCAACGCCATCTTCGATCTCGGCATGGTCGAGTTCGATTCCTACTTCATGTATATGCCCCTCGAACTGGCGCAGGACTATTTCAAGCTGGTCGACGAAGTCCTCAAACCCGGCATGGGCCCACTGGACCCGCTGGCCACCGACGAAGAGATCGACGCGGCCTATGAGCGTATCGGCAAGGCCAGTGCCGCCGAAATCTTCATCGACGATCCCGATGCCGTGGCCGAAATGCGCCGCCGCCTCGAAGCCGCGCCGGAAGCGCGCCCACTGGTCCTGACCGACTGGCAGCAGCGCAACGAAACCTTCTTCTCGGCCCTTCAGGTCGAGCGCGTGGTCATGTTCACCATTCTGTCGATGATCATCCTCGTCGCCGCCTTCAACATCATTTCGAGCCTCGTCATGCTGGTGAAGGACAAAAGCGCCGATATCGCGGTCCTGCGCACCATGGGCGCCACGCGCGGCTCGATCATGCGCATCTTCTCGATTACCGGCACGGCGATCGGCTTCATCGGCACCACGGTCGGCTTCGTGCTCGGCCTGATCGTCGCCTCCAACGCCGAAGCAATCCGCGCCTTCATTTCCAATCTTCTGGGCGTGGCGCTGTTCCCGCCCGAGGTTTTCTTCCTCTCCTCGCTCCCCAGTCGCGTCGACCCGGTCGAGGTCACGGTTGTGGTCGGCATGGCGCTGCTCCTGAGCTTCCTTGCCACCATCTATCCCGCCTGGCGCGCGGCCCAATATGATCCGGTGGAGGCGCTCCGCTATGAGTAA
- a CDS encoding ABC transporter ATP-binding protein has translation MSKPHLVLSGVHRHYGEGERTVRVLESADLVVNSGELVALVAPSGAGKSTLLHLCGLLESPQSGEIEIVGHLTSKLGDRARTQLRRSTVGYVYQFHHLLPEFTALENVVMPQLIAGKAQADAEQRAMELLDLLGVAPRATHRPAELSGGEQQRIAIARAAANHPRVILADEPTGNLDPETSDLVFEALKSLIRNEGAAALIATHNYDLARRADRIVTIKGGLVVPHTL, from the coding sequence ATGAGTAAGCCCCATCTCGTCCTCAGCGGTGTGCATCGGCATTATGGCGAAGGCGAGCGCACCGTTCGCGTCCTCGAATCGGCCGACCTCGTCGTCAACAGCGGCGAACTCGTGGCCCTGGTCGCCCCGTCCGGTGCCGGCAAATCGACCCTGCTGCATCTATGCGGCCTGCTCGAATCCCCGCAATCGGGCGAAATCGAAATCGTCGGCCACCTGACCAGCAAGTTGGGAGATCGCGCGCGCACCCAGCTCCGCCGGTCCACCGTCGGCTATGTCTATCAGTTCCACCACCTGCTGCCCGAGTTCACCGCTCTCGAAAACGTCGTCATGCCGCAACTCATCGCCGGCAAGGCGCAGGCTGACGCAGAGCAGCGCGCCATGGAGCTCCTTGACCTGCTCGGCGTCGCACCCCGCGCCACCCACCGGCCGGCCGAACTGTCGGGCGGCGAGCAGCAGCGCATTGCCATTGCCCGCGCAGCCGCCAATCATCCGCGCGTCATCCTGGCCGATGAGCCCACCGGCAATCTCGATCCGGAAACCAGCGATCTCGTGTTCGAGGCCCTCAAGAGCCTCATCCGCAACGAAGGCGCCGCCGCCCTGATCGCAACCCACAATTACGACCTGGCCCGCCGCGCCGACCGTATCGTGACCATCAAGGGCGGCCTGGTCGTTCCGCACACGCTTTAG
- the dnaE gene encoding DNA polymerase III subunit alpha — translation MPGPGFIHLHAHSAFSLLEGALQLETILKLAAEDSQPAINIADTNNLFGALEFSEKATKKGIQPLIGVELAVDFAAAEERVSERGHTSWNGKSSIVLIAQSELGFSNLSRLVSQSYLESENGYVRASLDWMTRDSLEGLVCLSGGPEGAIDVPFAHGQDANALRRLDRLADLFGDRFYIELQRHGRHSEMTVEPRLIDYAYRKGLPLVATNEPFFKTAREFEAHDALLAIAGGSVLAQTERRKLNDQYYFKTRAEMVELFADLPEALDSTVEIARRVAFRPRTRGPILPKFAAGSHATEDEVVAAEAAELRRIAVDGLDKRLATVGIAPGKAEQEYRERLEFELSIIEKMKFPGYFLIVADFIQWAKSHDIPVGPGRGSGAGSLVAYATTITDLDPLRYNLLFERFLNPERVSMPDFDIDFCQDRREEVIDYVQDKYGSSQVAQIITFGTLQARAVLRDVGRVLQMPYGQVDRICKLVPANPADPWSIERTMKEVPQFKQMTEDDETVAQLVEIAQALEGLFRHASTHAAGIVIGDRPLQELLPLYRDPRSDMPVTQYNLKWVEPAGLVKFDFLGLKTLTTIRYAVDMVKKRGVEIDIDAIPIDDASTYKLYARGDTYGIFQFESAGMRRALMELKPDRIEDLIAMNALYRPGPMDNIPSFINRKHGTEDVSYPHPALSTVLDETYGIIVYQEQVMQIAQLLSGYSLGEADMLRRAMGKKIKAEMDNQRIRFREGSGPNGVDEGLADEIFDLLAKFANYGFNKSHAAAYAWVSYQTAYLKEHFPHEFYAASMTLDMAQTDKLSDFRREAGKKGIEVVPPCVNKSEVVFSVKDDRVHYGLSAVKGVGRAMAEHIVEVRGSTPFKDLGDFARRVDPRVLNKRTLETLVNAGAFDDLAPRREVAFAAVESVIATAQSLTADRSSGQVSMFDSVEEEPFRLPTGVAVWNSSERADRELAAIGFHLSAHPLDAYSDLFEKLRVQRWSDFERAVKDGAGAGRLAGTISSRNDRRTRKGTPMMILTLSDQSGTFEVISFSEQINEFGAILQPGNSVILQVGADERAEGISLRLMSAEPIEGLAERVDRRLTVFTADAKALGSISAQLRKGGNGTVNFVVIRDGGAREYEIELPGRYNLTAEVAGGIKALDGVTDVRFA, via the coding sequence ATGCCCGGCCCCGGTTTCATTCATCTGCACGCCCACTCCGCCTTCTCGCTGCTGGAAGGCGCATTGCAACTTGAAACCATCCTGAAACTGGCCGCCGAAGACAGCCAGCCGGCCATCAACATCGCCGATACCAACAACCTGTTCGGCGCGCTGGAATTCTCGGAGAAAGCCACCAAGAAGGGCATTCAGCCCCTTATCGGCGTGGAACTGGCCGTCGACTTTGCCGCCGCCGAGGAGCGGGTCAGTGAACGCGGGCACACAAGCTGGAATGGCAAGTCCTCGATCGTCCTGATTGCCCAGTCCGAACTGGGCTTCTCAAATCTCTCGCGCCTCGTGTCACAATCCTATCTGGAAAGCGAAAATGGCTATGTCCGCGCCAGTCTCGATTGGATGACGCGCGACAGTCTCGAGGGCCTTGTTTGCCTCTCCGGCGGTCCGGAAGGCGCCATCGATGTGCCATTCGCTCACGGCCAGGATGCCAATGCGCTCCGCCGTCTCGATCGCTTGGCCGACCTGTTCGGTGACCGTTTCTATATCGAATTGCAGCGCCATGGCCGCCACAGCGAAATGACTGTGGAGCCGCGCCTGATCGACTACGCCTACCGCAAGGGCCTGCCGCTGGTTGCCACCAACGAACCCTTCTTCAAGACCGCCAGGGAATTTGAGGCGCATGACGCGCTTCTGGCCATTGCCGGCGGTTCGGTTCTGGCCCAGACCGAGCGGCGCAAGCTCAACGATCAGTACTATTTCAAGACCCGCGCGGAAATGGTCGAGCTCTTTGCCGACCTGCCCGAGGCGCTCGACTCGACCGTCGAGATCGCCCGGCGCGTGGCATTTCGCCCGCGGACCCGCGGTCCCATCCTGCCCAAATTCGCTGCCGGTTCGCACGCCACCGAAGATGAAGTCGTGGCCGCCGAGGCTGCCGAATTGCGCCGCATCGCGGTGGACGGTCTCGACAAGCGCCTCGCCACGGTCGGCATCGCACCCGGCAAGGCCGAGCAGGAATATCGCGAACGGCTCGAATTTGAGCTCTCGATCATCGAAAAGATGAAGTTTCCCGGCTATTTCCTGATCGTGGCCGACTTCATCCAATGGGCTAAGAGCCACGACATTCCGGTGGGCCCAGGGCGTGGTTCGGGCGCCGGCTCGTTGGTGGCCTATGCCACCACGATCACCGACCTCGATCCCCTGCGCTACAATCTGCTGTTCGAGCGCTTCCTCAATCCCGAGCGCGTGTCGATGCCGGACTTCGACATCGACTTCTGCCAGGACCGCCGCGAGGAGGTCATCGACTACGTGCAGGACAAGTACGGGTCGAGCCAGGTCGCGCAGATCATCACCTTTGGTACCCTGCAGGCCCGCGCCGTGCTGCGCGATGTCGGCCGCGTGCTGCAGATGCCCTATGGCCAGGTCGATCGCATCTGCAAGCTGGTGCCGGCCAATCCGGCGGACCCTTGGTCGATCGAGCGGACCATGAAGGAGGTGCCGCAGTTCAAGCAGATGACCGAGGACGACGAGACCGTCGCCCAACTGGTCGAGATTGCCCAGGCCCTTGAGGGCCTGTTCCGCCATGCCTCGACCCACGCCGCCGGCATCGTGATTGGCGACCGGCCGCTGCAGGAACTGTTGCCGCTCTATCGCGACCCGCGCTCCGACATGCCGGTCACCCAGTACAATCTGAAATGGGTGGAGCCGGCCGGCCTCGTAAAATTCGACTTCCTTGGTCTCAAGACGCTGACGACCATCCGCTACGCCGTGGACATGGTCAAAAAGCGCGGCGTCGAGATCGATATCGACGCCATCCCCATCGACGACGCTTCGACCTACAAGCTTTACGCCCGCGGCGACACCTACGGCATCTTCCAGTTTGAATCGGCGGGCATGCGCCGGGCCTTGATGGAGCTCAAGCCCGACCGCATTGAAGATCTGATCGCCATGAACGCGCTCTATCGGCCGGGCCCGATGGACAATATTCCCAGCTTCATCAACCGCAAGCACGGCACCGAAGACGTCAGCTATCCGCATCCGGCGCTCTCGACCGTGCTCGATGAAACCTATGGCATCATCGTCTATCAGGAACAGGTGATGCAGATCGCCCAGCTTCTGTCCGGCTATTCGCTGGGCGAGGCCGACATGCTGCGCCGCGCCATGGGCAAGAAGATCAAGGCGGAGATGGACAATCAGCGCATCCGCTTCCGCGAGGGTTCAGGCCCGAACGGGGTGGATGAGGGACTGGCGGACGAGATTTTCGACCTGCTCGCCAAGTTCGCCAATTACGGCTTCAACAAGAGCCACGCCGCCGCCTATGCCTGGGTCAGCTATCAGACCGCTTATCTCAAGGAACACTTCCCGCACGAGTTCTACGCCGCCTCGATGACGCTGGACATGGCCCAGACTGACAAGCTCTCGGACTTCCGGCGCGAAGCGGGCAAGAAGGGCATCGAAGTCGTCCCGCCCTGCGTCAACAAATCCGAGGTGGTTTTCTCGGTGAAGGACGATCGCGTCCATTACGGCCTCTCAGCCGTCAAGGGCGTCGGGCGGGCCATGGCCGAACATATCGTCGAGGTGCGCGGCAGCACCCCGTTCAAGGACCTGGGCGATTTTGCCCGCCGCGTCGATCCGCGCGTCCTCAACAAGCGCACGCTCGAAACCCTGGTCAATGCCGGTGCCTTCGATGATCTCGCACCGCGCCGGGAAGTGGCGTTTGCCGCCGTCGAGTCCGTGATCGCCACAGCCCAGTCGCTTACTGCGGACCGCAGTTCCGGACAGGTCTCGATGTTCGACAGTGTCGAGGAAGAGCCGTTCCGTTTGCCCACCGGGGTGGCGGTGTGGAACTCCAGCGAGCGCGCCGATCGCGAACTGGCCGCCATCGGCTTTCATTTGTCCGCGCATCCGCTCGATGCCTATTCCGATCTGTTCGAGAAACTGCGCGTACAGCGCTGGAGCGATTTTGAGCGTGCTGTAAAGGACGGGGCCGGGGCAGGGCGTCTTGCGGGCACCATCTCGTCCCGTAACGACAGGCGAACGCGTAAGGGCACGCCGATGATGATCCTGACGCTGTCGGATCAGAGCGGCACGTTCGAGGTCATCTCGTTTTCCGAGCAGATCAACGAGTTCGGTGCCATCCTGCAGCCCGGCAATTCCGTGATCCTGCAGGTGGGTGCCGACGAGCGCGCCGAGGGCATCAGCCTGCGTTTGATGTCGGCCGAGCCAATCGAGGGCCTTGCCGAGCGCGTCGACCGCCGGCTCACCGTGTTCACCGCCGATGCCAAGGCCCTGGGATCGATCAGCGCGCAATTGCGCAAAGGTGGCAATGGCACGGTGAATTTCGTGGTTATTCGTGATGGCGGTGCCCGCGAATACGAGATCGAATTGCCCGGCCGCTACAATCTGACAGCGGAAGTCGCCGGCGGGATCAAGGCGCTCGACGGGGTGACGGACGTTCGCTTTGCCTGA
- the rpsB gene encoding 30S ribosomal protein S2: protein MALPEFSMRQLLEAGVHFGHQKHRWNPKMERFIFGVRNDIHILDLSQTVPALQRALQLVSDTVADGGRVLFVGTKRQAAPLVADAAKQSAQYFVNSRWLGGTLTNWQTISNSIARLRELESMSEADLALRTKKERLMMSREQERLERDLGGIKDMGNLPNLLFVIDTNKEENAIKEARRLGIPVVAIVDTNCDPDIVDYAIPGNDDASRALELYVSLVSRAAIDGIGRSSSALGADLGAASESPAEDLPAAEGEEAVN from the coding sequence ATGGCACTGCCTGAATTCTCCATGCGTCAGCTTCTGGAAGCTGGCGTCCACTTCGGCCACCAGAAGCACCGCTGGAACCCGAAGATGGAACGCTTCATCTTTGGCGTTCGCAACGACATCCACATTCTCGATCTGTCGCAGACCGTTCCGGCCCTGCAGCGCGCCCTTCAGCTCGTCAGCGACACTGTCGCCGATGGCGGTCGCGTGCTGTTCGTCGGCACCAAGCGCCAGGCCGCACCGCTGGTGGCCGATGCCGCCAAGCAGTCCGCCCAGTACTTCGTCAACTCCCGCTGGCTCGGCGGCACGCTGACCAACTGGCAGACCATTTCCAACTCGATCGCCCGTCTGCGTGAGCTGGAATCGATGAGCGAAGCCGATCTGGCCCTTCGCACCAAGAAGGAACGCCTGATGATGTCCCGCGAACAGGAGCGTCTTGAGCGCGACCTGGGCGGCATCAAGGACATGGGCAACCTGCCCAACCTGCTGTTCGTGATCGACACCAACAAGGAAGAAAACGCCATCAAGGAAGCCCGTCGTCTGGGCATCCCGGTCGTTGCCATTGTTGATACCAATTGCGATCCCGACATCGTCGACTACGCGATCCCCGGCAATGACGACGCCAGCCGCGCTCTCGAGCTCTATGTCTCGCTGGTTTCGCGCGCCGCGATCGACGGCATCGGCCGCTCGTCCAGCGCTCTCGGCGCTGACCTGGGCGCCGCTTCGGAGTCCCCGGCTGAAGACCTGCCGGCCGCCGAAGGCGAAGAAGCCGTCAACTGA
- the tsf gene encoding translation elongation factor Ts: MEITAAMVKQLRDSTGVGMMDCKKALAETNGDMEAAVDWLRTRGLAKAAKKADRVAAEGLVGVVTAGTKAAVVEVNSETDFVARNEQFQNIVGNIAKLALDADGDAVKLGEMPFPGTGHSVSAELTEAIAKIGENMNLRRTQTVEVTDGVVESYVHNAVKPGLGKIGILVALESTGDKAALSTLGKQLAMHIAAAQPQAISPEELDQDVVARERAIILEQVKESGKPADIAEKMVDGRMRKYFEEVTLLSQVFVIDGETKVADAIKNAEKDAGAPVKLTKFVRYALGEGIEKAETDFAAEVAATAGVK; the protein is encoded by the coding sequence ATGGAAATCACTGCTGCAATGGTCAAGCAGCTCCGCGACTCGACCGGCGTCGGGATGATGGACTGCAAGAAGGCCCTGGCCGAAACCAATGGCGACATGGAAGCCGCAGTCGACTGGCTGCGCACCCGTGGCCTTGCCAAGGCCGCTAAGAAGGCCGACCGCGTTGCTGCCGAAGGTCTGGTTGGCGTCGTCACCGCCGGCACCAAGGCCGCTGTCGTTGAAGTCAATTCGGAAACCGACTTCGTTGCCCGCAACGAGCAGTTTCAGAACATTGTCGGCAACATTGCCAAGCTGGCGCTCGACGCCGATGGCGACGCCGTCAAGCTTGGCGAGATGCCGTTCCCCGGCACCGGCCACTCGGTTTCCGCCGAACTGACCGAAGCCATCGCCAAGATCGGCGAAAACATGAACCTGCGCCGCACCCAGACCGTCGAAGTGACCGACGGCGTGGTGGAAAGCTACGTGCACAATGCCGTCAAGCCGGGTCTCGGCAAGATCGGCATCCTGGTCGCGCTGGAATCGACCGGTGACAAGGCCGCTCTGTCCACTCTCGGCAAGCAGCTGGCCATGCACATTGCAGCCGCCCAGCCACAGGCGATTTCGCCTGAAGAGCTCGATCAGGACGTGGTCGCCCGCGAACGTGCCATCATTCTCGAGCAGGTCAAGGAATCGGGCAAGCCCGCCGACATCGCCGAGAAGATGGTCGATGGCCGCATGCGCAAGTACTTCGAGGAAGTGACCCTGCTCAGCCAGGTCTTCGTGATCGACGGCGAAACCAAGGTCGCCGATGCCATCAAGAACGCCGAAAAGGATGCCGGCGCACCGGTGAAGCTCACCAAGTTCGTGCGCTACGCTCTCGGCGAAGGCATTGAAAAGGCCGAGACCGATTTCGCTGCCGAAGTCGCCGCGACTGCCGGCGTAAAGTAA
- the pyrH gene encoding UMP kinase, producing the protein MSPAYKRILLKVSGEALAGDHSFGIEPPFLQAVASQIADVARSGTQVAIVVGGGNIFRGMAGAADGTDRVTADLMGMLGTMINALALSNAISRQGVKSKPFSAATMPSVADTFTARDAKLALEEGFVVVLGGGTGNPFFTTDTAATLRAIELECDVVLKGTKVDGVYSADPKKDPTATRYTQISYDEVISKNLKVMDTAAFALARDNSMPIIVYALDDEAKLSGVLDGRGLSTRVGEAR; encoded by the coding sequence ATGTCACCTGCCTATAAACGCATCCTGCTCAAAGTGTCAGGCGAGGCGTTGGCAGGCGATCATTCGTTCGGTATCGAACCACCATTTCTGCAGGCAGTGGCCAGCCAGATCGCCGATGTGGCGCGCAGCGGCACGCAGGTCGCCATCGTGGTCGGCGGCGGCAACATCTTTCGCGGCATGGCTGGCGCCGCCGATGGCACCGATCGGGTCACCGCTGACCTCATGGGAATGCTGGGCACCATGATCAACGCTCTGGCGCTGTCAAACGCCATTTCCCGGCAGGGCGTAAAGTCCAAGCCGTTCAGCGCTGCAACCATGCCCTCGGTGGCTGATACCTTTACCGCGCGCGACGCCAAGCTGGCCCTCGAAGAGGGTTTTGTTGTCGTCCTTGGAGGTGGCACCGGAAATCCCTTCTTCACCACCGATACAGCGGCCACGCTGCGCGCTATCGAACTTGAATGCGACGTTGTCCTCAAGGGCACCAAGGTGGACGGTGTCTACTCCGCCGACCCCAAGAAGGACCCCACGGCCACCCGCTATACCCAGATCAGCTATGACGAGGTCATCAGCAAGAACCTCAAGGTCATGGATACTGCGGCTTTCGCACTTGCCCGCGACAATTCAATGCCCATAATTGTCTACGCCCTCGACGATGAGGCTAAACTGTCCGGCGTGCTCGATGGCAGGGGCCTGTCGACCAGGGTCGGTGAGGCTCGCTGA
- the frr gene encoding ribosome recycling factor, translated as MATSYDLSDLKNRMQKSISALKDELGGLRTGRASASLLEPVNVEAYGSRMPLNQVATVTVPEPRMLSVQVWDRGMASAVEKAIRDSGLGLNPMSEGQIIRVPLPELNEQRRKELAKVAHNYAEQARVAVRHIRRDGMDALKKAEKDSDMSQDDAKKQSDLVQKATDAAVAEIDGIVAQKEQEIMQV; from the coding sequence ATGGCCACGAGCTATGATCTCAGTGATCTCAAGAACCGGATGCAAAAGTCCATTTCTGCGTTGAAGGACGAATTGGGCGGTCTGCGGACCGGACGCGCGAGCGCCAGCCTGCTCGAGCCAGTCAATGTCGAGGCCTATGGCTCCCGCATGCCCCTCAATCAGGTGGCAACGGTAACCGTTCCGGAGCCGCGGATGCTGTCCGTCCAGGTTTGGGATCGCGGCATGGCAAGCGCCGTCGAAAAGGCCATTCGGGACAGCGGCCTGGGGCTCAACCCGATGAGTGAAGGTCAGATCATTCGCGTGCCGCTTCCGGAGCTCAACGAGCAGCGCCGCAAGGAACTGGCCAAGGTCGCGCACAACTATGCCGAACAGGCCCGCGTCGCCGTTCGTCATATTCGTCGCGATGGCATGGACGCGCTCAAAAAAGCCGAAAAAGACAGCGACATGAGCCAGGATGACGCCAAGAAGCAGTCCGACCTGGTTCAAAAGGCCACGGATGCGGCTGTGGCCGAGATCGACGGTATCGTGGCTCAGAAGGAGCAGGAGATCATGCAGGTCTGA
- a CDS encoding isoprenyl transferase, producing MSGETAASLKPVTGAGLHVPVHLGVIMDGNGRWAKARGKRRTEGHIEGVKALRNLVELSINYGISYLTVFSFSSENWSRPPDEIAFIFNLLRRFVASDLQRLIRNNVKVRIIGQRRGLEESLVRLIDDVEAKTAMNTGLTLVVAFNYGGKAEIVDAARSLAEEVAAGRLRPEDITEQRLANTLSTVGIPDPDLIIRTSGEQRLSNFLLWQAAYSEFVFIDEYWPDFNEATFLSVIEAYSARDRRFGGLGAAVS from the coding sequence ATGTCAGGGGAGACGGCGGCCAGCCTGAAGCCAGTTACGGGAGCAGGACTTCATGTTCCCGTACACCTTGGCGTCATCATGGATGGCAATGGTCGCTGGGCCAAGGCACGTGGCAAGCGCCGCACGGAAGGTCATATCGAGGGCGTCAAGGCGCTGCGAAACTTGGTCGAACTATCGATCAACTACGGCATTTCCTATCTCACCGTGTTCAGCTTCTCGTCCGAAAACTGGTCGAGGCCGCCTGATGAAATCGCTTTTATCTTCAATCTTCTAAGGCGTTTTGTTGCATCTGACCTTCAGCGCCTGATCCGCAACAATGTCAAGGTGCGGATCATCGGGCAACGCCGCGGGCTCGAAGAGTCTCTGGTGCGGCTCATTGACGATGTCGAAGCCAAGACAGCCATGAATACCGGGCTCACCCTCGTGGTGGCGTTCAATTATGGCGGCAAGGCTGAAATCGTCGACGCGGCTCGCTCCCTTGCCGAAGAGGTTGCCGCCGGGCGCCTCAGGCCCGAGGACATCACCGAACAGCGGCTGGCAAACACCTTGTCGACCGTGGGTATCCCAGATCCCGATCTCATCATCCGCACCAGCGGTGAGCAGCGGCTGTCCAATTTCCTGCTTTGGCAGGCGGCCTATTCGGAATTTGTCTTTATCGACGAGTACTGGCCCGATTTCAACGAAGCGACGTTCCTGTCGGTCATCGAAGCCTATTCGGCCCGGGACCGGCGTTTTGGCGGGCTGGGAGCGGCGGTGAGTTGA
- a CDS encoding phosphatidate cytidylyltransferase — MSDPGDPIANNSAGARRTWADVGPRFASAMVLIVITASALYIGSYFFAGVVGAVYAGVYREWEIMVSRAPMTMTGWALAGSVALSALAYPIAGAIGTAVMVIIGCILAIARGRDGLEWRIGGIVLFGLLVVAILSMRGDTPAGIWAGVYLGTVIWMTDTAAFFSGRQIGGEKLAPGISPSKTWSGALGGLALGTGAGTLVWTLATDSPLWIGVLLSIVLSILGQAGDLSESAIKRYFRIKDSGDIIPGHGGLMDRLDSLTFGVILVLVVGGLHAGFGAVAEGLLYW; from the coding sequence TTGAGCGATCCCGGCGACCCCATTGCGAACAATTCTGCTGGGGCACGCCGGACCTGGGCCGATGTCGGGCCCCGATTTGCCTCGGCAATGGTCCTGATCGTCATAACGGCGTCTGCGCTCTACATTGGCAGCTACTTCTTTGCCGGCGTCGTTGGTGCGGTCTATGCCGGGGTCTATCGCGAGTGGGAGATCATGGTTTCCCGCGCACCCATGACCATGACCGGTTGGGCGCTTGCCGGTTCGGTCGCCTTGTCCGCACTGGCCTATCCGATTGCGGGCGCCATCGGCACCGCAGTGATGGTCATCATCGGATGCATTCTGGCCATCGCCCGCGGGCGGGATGGGCTTGAGTGGCGCATCGGCGGCATCGTCCTGTTCGGCCTCCTCGTTGTCGCCATTCTCTCCATGCGCGGCGACACACCGGCCGGCATCTGGGCCGGGGTTTATCTGGGCACGGTGATCTGGATGACGGACACCGCCGCCTTTTTCAGCGGCCGCCAGATCGGGGGCGAAAAGCTGGCGCCGGGCATATCACCCTCAAAGACCTGGTCTGGCGCCCTGGGCGGGCTGGCCCTCGGAACCGGGGCAGGGACCCTGGTCTGGACCCTCGCCACCGATTCCCCTCTGTGGATCGGCGTGCTGCTCTCGATCGTGCTCAGTATTCTCGGCCAAGCCGGCGACCTCTCTGAAAGTGCCATCAAGCGCTATTTCCGCATCAAGGACAGCGGCGACATCATTCCCGGTCACGGCGGGCTGATGGATCGCCTCGACAGCCTCACATTCGGCGTGATTCTGGTTTTGGTCGTCGGCGGCCTTCACGCTGGTTTCGGAGCCGTGGCAGAGGGCCTGCTTTACTGGTAG